The Rhodococcus rhodochrous DNA window CCCGACCGCACCGGTCCGATGACCCGTGCGATGTATGCGCTCGCCCGCCGCAGGTTCGGTTCGGTCCCCGAACCCTTCGCGGTGGCCGCGCACCATCCGCGGTTGATGCGTACGAGCGGAGTCCACGAGATGCTCGCCCAACGCGCCTCCACCGTCCTGCCCGCCGCGGTCCGGGAGATCGCCGTCTACCGCGTGGCGTGGACCGTCGGATGCTCGTGGTGCATCGACTTCGGGACGATGCTGCAGCGACTGGACGGACTCGACACCGAACGACTCGCCCACATCGCCGAATACGAGACCTCCGATCTCTACAGCGACGACGAGAAAGCGGCGATCGCCTACGCCGATGCGATGACCGGCGACGTGGCGAGGGAGGTCACCGATGAACAGGTCGCCGACCTCGAGCGTCGTTTCGGGCCGGCGGGCGTCGTCGAACTCACCTATCAGATCGCGCTCGAGAACATGCGTGCGCGCATGAACTCGGCGCTGGGCATCCACGATCAGGGATTCAGCACGGACGCCTGCCGGGTGCCGTGGGCCGACGAAGCCGGGAACGCATGACACCTAGTCGAAGATGCTGTCGGGCAGGAGCACTCCGCGTCCGAGCTTCTCGGGGTTCGCGATGTCGTAGGCCGCCCAGATTCGTCCGTCCCGCACGGTCCACGCTGTCACGCGCGGAGGAAAACCCGGGCGACCGTTCTCGGCCGGACGACCGCGGTTCAACAGACCCAGCTCGCCGTTGACGAGGACCGGTTCGAAGGCCGTCAACGCCTCGGCGCCGTAGAGCCGCAACAGTCCGAGGATGAAGCGCGCGACCTTCTCGGCGCCGACCACGATGTTCAGTGCCGTGCGCGTCGTGCCGCCGGCGTCGCCGATCATGCGGGCGTCGGGATGGAGCGCGGCGACGACGGCGTCGAGGTCGGCGCCCGCGAAGGCCGCGACGAGCCGCGCGACGGCCTCCTCGTGTTCGGCCGGTGAACTCGGCGGTGGAACGGCCGAGACCGTGCGGCGAGCGCGGGAGGCCAGCTGGCGCGCGGTCGAGGTGGCGACGCCGAGGATGCGGGCGATGTCGTCGAACGGGATGTCGAACGCGTCGTGGAGCACGAACGCGACGCGCTGGGCCGGTGTCAGGTTGTCGAGGACGACGAGCGCGGC harbors:
- a CDS encoding sigma-70 family RNA polymerase sigma factor, whose product is MLDESTQKTFEENRTHLLSVAYRLTGSIADAEDAVQDAWLRLAGADVSEVRDLRAWLTTVVGRLCLDRLRSAAVRRETYVGQWLPEPVVAPLGSPAPPDPLDEIVRDEDNRLAALVVLDNLTPAQRVAFVLHDAFDIPFDDIARILGVATSTARQLASRARRTVSAVPPPSSPAEHEEAVARLVAAFAGADLDAVVAALHPDARMIGDAGGTTRTALNIVVGAEKVARFILGLLRLYGAEALTAFEPVLVNGELGLLNRGRPAENGRPGFPPRVTAWTVRDGRIWAAYDIANPEKLGRGVLLPDSIFD
- a CDS encoding carboxymuconolactone decarboxylase family protein, yielding MARLEAVAPDRTGPMTRAMYALARRRFGSVPEPFAVAAHHPRLMRTSGVHEMLAQRASTVLPAAVREIAVYRVAWTVGCSWCIDFGTMLQRLDGLDTERLAHIAEYETSDLYSDDEKAAIAYADAMTGDVAREVTDEQVADLERRFGPAGVVELTYQIALENMRARMNSALGIHDQGFSTDACRVPWADEAGNA